A genomic stretch from Desulfohalobium retbaense DSM 5692 includes:
- a CDS encoding NAD(P)/FAD-dependent oxidoreductase → MSHYIILGAGIAGTTAAEAARKTDPDARITLISNEALPLYYRIRLPEVVAGELAPEDLLAKKPEWYDTQRIDLHLQTTITSADSAAKTLTTASGASLSYDRLLLATGSHSFVPPIKGAERSGVFTLRNMDDALALREAANTAKHVVVIGGGLLGLEAGNGLRKRGTEVTVVEFFPRLLPRQLDPDGASRLQTMLEGMGFAFRLGSKTTAITGNDGVQTVHLDSGEQLSADLVLISAGVRPNLDLAQQLGLDTDKGVVVDEHLQTSNPDIFAAGDVAECQGQLYGIWTAAMDQGRLAGQNLAGETVTYQGTVMANTLKVVGIDLASAGDIDAEGHSAAKVHADEAHYTKLVFDAERHIIGAILLGDTKPFRTITKAMQEGTNGDTVWSDLFDT, encoded by the coding sequence ATGTCCCACTATATCATCCTTGGCGCCGGCATCGCCGGGACCACTGCGGCCGAAGCCGCCCGCAAAACAGATCCCGACGCCCGCATCACCCTGATCAGCAACGAAGCCCTGCCGCTGTACTACCGCATCCGGCTCCCCGAAGTGGTGGCTGGCGAACTCGCGCCCGAGGATCTGCTGGCCAAGAAACCGGAATGGTACGACACACAGCGCATCGACCTCCACCTGCAGACCACGATCACCTCTGCCGATTCCGCTGCCAAGACATTGACCACCGCTTCCGGTGCTTCCCTCAGCTATGACCGTCTCCTGCTGGCGACCGGAAGCCACAGCTTCGTCCCCCCGATCAAGGGAGCCGAACGTTCCGGGGTCTTCACTCTACGGAATATGGACGATGCCCTGGCCCTGCGTGAGGCCGCGAATACGGCCAAACACGTGGTCGTCATCGGCGGCGGCCTGCTCGGCCTGGAAGCCGGCAACGGCCTGCGCAAACGCGGTACCGAGGTCACGGTCGTCGAATTCTTTCCCCGCTTATTGCCACGCCAGCTCGATCCAGACGGGGCCTCCAGATTACAGACCATGCTCGAGGGCATGGGCTTTGCCTTTCGCCTGGGCAGCAAAACGACTGCCATCACGGGCAACGATGGTGTTCAGACTGTCCACCTGGACAGCGGTGAACAGCTGTCGGCAGACCTGGTGCTCATTTCCGCCGGTGTCCGGCCCAATCTGGACCTCGCCCAGCAGCTCGGCCTGGACACAGACAAGGGCGTTGTCGTGGACGAACACCTCCAGACCAGCAATCCCGATATCTTCGCTGCCGGCGACGTAGCCGAATGCCAGGGACAACTCTACGGCATATGGACAGCGGCAATGGACCAGGGGCGTCTGGCCGGACAAAATCTGGCAGGGGAAACGGTCACCTATCAGGGCACGGTCATGGCCAACACCCTCAAGGTTGTGGGGATCGATCTCGCCTCCGCCGGGGACATCGACGCCGAGGGACACTCAGCCGCCAAAGTCCATGCCGACGAAGCCCACTACACCAAACTCGTTTTCGACGCTGAACGCCACATCATCGGCGCTATTCTCCTGGGCGATACCAAACCATTCCGCACAATCACCAAGGCCATGCAGGAAGGAACCAACGGAGATACTGTCTGGTCCGATCTTTTCGATACCTGA
- a CDS encoding transposase, translating into MARGFIKGHRDQLYLLPPSIDDWISKNHSVRLIDSCVENIDLSIFYESYSHEGKPPYDPAMMIRILIYAYSKGIRSSRKISALCEEDIAFRWLTGNIIPDHSAICRFRAKHKENFKQLFRETIRLAAESGALKIGSLFLDGTKVKGSASLEANRNLEHIKQDIERIVDEAEAVDASEDKQLGEDNRDDVLPPELADPKSRLERLKAAKARLEAEKEAAAKESRDDDDSNGPGAGTGDEKTATGNKEKANITDPDSRIMKTRNGWVQGYNCQGVSDENQFIVANAVTQDCNDAHQLEPMLQAAQDNLSKIETGQNTETFSADAGYWAEGLDISKIESNGPEVIVATRKGWKQRKQNREKSPPRGRIPKGLSQRELMERKLLTQRGQRIYAKRGQTIEAIFGQLKECLGYRNFLLRSLKKVQGEWDLQCAVSNMLKLFRLSGATTSQ; encoded by the coding sequence ATGGCTAGAGGGTTTATTAAAGGGCATCGAGATCAACTCTACCTGTTGCCACCTTCAATTGATGACTGGATATCAAAAAACCACAGTGTCAGGTTGATCGATTCTTGTGTAGAAAATATTGATTTATCAATTTTTTATGAAAGCTACTCCCACGAGGGGAAGCCGCCTTATGACCCTGCTATGATGATTCGTATTCTTATTTATGCATATAGCAAAGGAATACGCTCTTCTCGGAAAATATCTGCTTTATGCGAAGAAGATATTGCTTTCCGGTGGCTTACCGGAAATATAATTCCTGATCATTCTGCTATTTGCCGCTTCCGCGCTAAGCATAAAGAAAATTTTAAGCAGCTTTTTCGAGAAACAATCCGTTTGGCCGCTGAATCCGGTGCGTTAAAAATAGGCAGTCTTTTTCTTGATGGAACTAAGGTGAAAGGCTCGGCTTCCTTGGAAGCCAATCGTAATCTCGAGCATATTAAGCAAGACATTGAACGCATCGTGGACGAAGCTGAGGCAGTCGATGCCAGTGAGGATAAGCAGCTCGGCGAAGATAACCGGGACGATGTTTTGCCCCCTGAGCTTGCTGATCCCAAATCCCGGTTGGAGCGACTCAAGGCTGCCAAGGCCAGGCTGGAAGCTGAAAAAGAGGCTGCGGCGAAAGAGTCTCGAGATGACGACGACTCAAATGGTCCTGGAGCTGGCACCGGTGATGAAAAAACGGCCACTGGCAACAAAGAAAAAGCAAATATCACCGATCCTGACAGCAGAATAATGAAAACACGGAACGGCTGGGTGCAAGGGTATAATTGCCAAGGAGTTTCAGACGAAAATCAGTTTATAGTCGCCAACGCAGTTACTCAAGACTGCAATGACGCCCACCAACTCGAACCAATGCTTCAAGCGGCTCAAGACAACTTGTCCAAGATAGAGACAGGCCAGAACACCGAAACCTTTTCGGCAGATGCCGGTTACTGGGCTGAGGGACTTGATATTTCAAAGATCGAGAGCAATGGCCCAGAGGTGATTGTGGCTACCCGCAAAGGCTGGAAGCAGCGAAAACAAAACCGTGAAAAGTCCCCACCTCGAGGGCGGATCCCCAAAGGGTTATCCCAGCGGGAGTTGATGGAACGAAAGCTACTGACCCAAAGAGGCCAGCGGATCTATGCCAAGCGCGGACAAACGATAGAAGCTATTTTCGGTCAACTCAAGGAATGCCTTGGATACAGGAATTTTCTATTGCGTAGCCTCAAAAAAGTTCAGGGTGAATGGGACCTCCAATGTGCAGTGAGCAATATGCTCAAGCTGTTTCGGTTGTCAGGGGCCACCACCAGTCAGTAG
- a CDS encoding GGDEF domain-containing protein, which translates to MEKQGFFVLFMKESIKYLMFKYKYIFVAVLFGVMLFFYWHTYQDVVDLIRSSHRTERSMVEENVFDELRHVDTSYKILEKYLNEDMREISLQMRNYYTRHGGIESIDLAYWKKKYPDYDFYVINEELEVVDATLGHDIGLNFSKFPSFSRLLKRRMQGDAFVADRMDASVKTGKIKKYSYIPTPDHKYLLELSIDIQQANPVAKKLDLYSYAKSLIHKHAIVDAIQIFKINEQGTNSGLVTIGKGTSLDTDIAPEVKQTIERVVQSRQPKTITAAPRNKVYKYRPYLSDTEGGELDWWNSYVIRLTYNTAPLKSELAQQRSLFGVKIALLAFAFLLFQATMMYLFRHTEHVASVDPLTQLPNVKHFKMQFRKATLRQAVRSETEKAVVLFVDLDNFKEINDTYGHETGDIVLQNVASVLRSTLRKDDTVVRIGGDEFLVLLPDMASDADISTVVAKISRALQFFLPVNGQSIAIQASIGVSLYPDSGHALDDLIRKADTAMYRAKNAAHADSNWVVYSEG; encoded by the coding sequence GTGGAAAAGCAGGGGTTTTTCGTTTTATTTATGAAAGAATCAATAAAATATTTGATGTTCAAATATAAATATATCTTTGTGGCCGTGTTGTTCGGGGTGATGCTCTTTTTTTATTGGCATACATACCAAGATGTTGTCGATCTGATCCGGTCGTCTCACCGTACAGAACGCAGTATGGTTGAAGAGAATGTCTTCGATGAATTGCGCCATGTTGATACGAGTTATAAGATACTTGAAAAATATCTCAATGAAGATATGCGAGAAATATCTTTGCAAATGAGAAATTACTATACAAGGCATGGCGGTATAGAAAGCATTGACTTGGCATATTGGAAAAAGAAGTATCCAGACTATGATTTTTATGTCATCAATGAAGAGCTAGAGGTGGTCGATGCAACTTTGGGTCATGACATAGGTCTTAATTTTAGCAAATTTCCTAGCTTTTCAAGATTGTTGAAGCGGCGTATGCAGGGTGATGCGTTTGTCGCCGATCGCATGGATGCTTCGGTCAAGACGGGAAAGATTAAAAAGTATAGCTATATACCTACTCCTGACCATAAGTATTTGTTAGAGCTTAGTATTGATATCCAGCAGGCCAATCCGGTCGCCAAGAAACTGGATTTATATTCGTATGCCAAGTCGTTGATCCATAAGCATGCCATTGTTGATGCTATTCAAATTTTCAAGATCAACGAACAAGGGACCAATTCGGGGTTGGTGACTATTGGCAAAGGAACGTCGTTGGATACGGATATTGCTCCGGAGGTGAAACAAACTATTGAGCGTGTCGTGCAGTCCCGGCAGCCTAAGACAATTACAGCAGCTCCACGCAACAAAGTCTACAAATATAGGCCCTACCTTTCTGATACGGAGGGGGGCGAACTGGATTGGTGGAATTCGTATGTCATCCGGCTGACCTATAATACCGCTCCGCTGAAGAGTGAGTTGGCGCAGCAAAGGAGTCTGTTCGGGGTTAAAATTGCTCTTCTCGCTTTTGCCTTTCTCCTTTTTCAGGCGACGATGATGTACCTCTTCCGCCATACCGAGCATGTGGCTTCGGTTGATCCCTTGACCCAATTGCCGAATGTCAAGCATTTTAAAATGCAATTTCGCAAGGCGACATTGCGCCAGGCCGTCAGGAGCGAGACAGAAAAAGCAGTTGTCTTGTTCGTAGATCTCGACAATTTTAAAGAGATCAACGACACCTATGGGCATGAAACTGGGGATATTGTCCTGCAGAATGTGGCTTCGGTGTTGCGATCGACGTTGCGGAAGGACGATACAGTCGTGCGAATCGGAGGAGACGAATTCCTGGTCCTGCTTCCAGACATGGCCTCGGACGCGGATATCAGCACTGTGGTTGCGAAAATAAGCCGGGCCCTGCAGTTTTTCCTCCCGGTTAATGGCCAGTCTATCGCCATTCAGGCCAGTATCGGCGTCAGCCTTTATCCGGACAGCGGTCACGCCCTGGACGATTTAATCCGCAAAGCAGATACGGCCATGTACCGGGCCAAGAACGCTGCCCACGCCGACAGCAATTGGGTGGTCTATTCGGAGGGGTAA
- a CDS encoding sigma-54 interaction domain-containing protein produces the protein MADAAHPETSYQWILNSLATGVFTVDDRFRITFFNTQAETLTGYSRDEAVGKLCWQVFQTSHCQNGCSLKRAMQEETRIYSTRLQMKSRDNIQIPVAVTAAVLQDDVGRVIGGVESFQDDRERVALEKEVTGAFGLQDFITAHPPLRKQLQRLPVLADADKPLLIQGETGVGKDFLARIVHNISVRRQEPFLKVNCAAIPETMLESELFGCKRGAFTDAREDRPGKFRLAQQGTILLDELGELSPAMQAKLLQVIEEKEYFPLGATRMETVRARVVATTNCDLQEMVAGGRFRKDLYYRLKMCEVIIPPLRQRSEDLPLLIECFLERAARLNRRRCPRLTGKVQRVLLSYRYPGNVREIKNIIEYGVLLCGEAITLEDLPEYIREGGSESAETGGDVANGAGQLACAEKTILWNALQEHRWQIQATARSLRMSRATLWRKMKKYGLSKK, from the coding sequence ATGGCTGATGCAGCGCATCCGGAAACGTCGTACCAGTGGATATTGAATAGCCTGGCTACAGGGGTTTTCACCGTGGACGACAGGTTCCGGATCACGTTTTTCAATACCCAGGCGGAGACTTTGACCGGCTATTCCCGGGACGAGGCAGTGGGCAAGCTGTGTTGGCAGGTTTTTCAGACCAGTCATTGTCAAAACGGGTGCAGCCTGAAAAGGGCAATGCAGGAGGAAACCCGGATTTACAGCACTCGGCTGCAGATGAAGAGCAGGGACAATATCCAGATCCCGGTCGCGGTGACCGCTGCCGTGCTCCAGGATGATGTGGGCCGGGTCATCGGAGGAGTGGAGTCGTTTCAGGACGACCGGGAGCGGGTGGCCTTGGAAAAGGAGGTCACTGGGGCGTTTGGGCTGCAGGATTTCATCACCGCCCATCCCCCCCTGCGCAAGCAGTTGCAGCGTCTGCCGGTCCTCGCCGACGCGGACAAGCCCCTTCTCATTCAGGGGGAGACCGGTGTGGGCAAGGATTTTCTGGCCCGGATCGTTCATAATATCAGCGTGCGGCGCCAGGAGCCGTTTCTGAAAGTCAATTGCGCGGCCATCCCGGAAACAATGCTTGAGTCGGAACTCTTTGGCTGCAAGCGGGGCGCCTTCACCGATGCCAGGGAGGACCGGCCGGGGAAGTTCCGTCTGGCCCAACAAGGGACGATTCTCCTGGACGAATTGGGGGAATTGAGCCCGGCCATGCAGGCGAAGCTGCTCCAGGTCATTGAAGAGAAAGAGTATTTTCCGCTTGGGGCGACCCGAATGGAGACTGTCCGGGCCCGGGTCGTGGCGACGACGAATTGCGATCTCCAGGAAATGGTCGCTGGCGGACGTTTTCGCAAGGATCTGTATTATCGGTTGAAAATGTGTGAAGTGATCATCCCGCCGCTACGGCAGCGAAGCGAGGACCTTCCGCTACTGATCGAATGTTTTCTGGAACGCGCGGCCCGGCTCAATCGGCGGCGGTGCCCCCGGCTGACCGGCAAGGTGCAGCGGGTGCTGCTGTCGTACAGGTATCCGGGCAATGTGCGGGAGATCAAAAATATCATTGAATATGGTGTGCTGCTCTGCGGCGAGGCGATCACTCTTGAGGATCTGCCGGAATATATCCGGGAGGGGGGCAGTGAGAGCGCTGAGACCGGTGGCGATGTCGCGAATGGAGCCGGCCAGCTCGCTTGCGCGGAGAAGACCATTTTGTGGAACGCGTTGCAGGAACACCGCTGGCAGATCCAGGCCACGGCTCGGAGTCTGCGCATGAGCCGGGCGACGCTGTGGCGGAAAATGAAGAAGTACGGGTTGTCCAAGAAATAG
- the istB gene encoding IS21-like element helper ATPase IstB, with product MNPAVSVTLKENLQSLNLSQMAKELESFLRQARESGMDYAELLLQMTDHEMRIRADNRLKRRLKEAKFPLIKTIEGFDFEITADLDRRLIRELCSGEYVKEHKNVIFLGKSGTGKTHLATALGVEACRQGVRTRFVTACGLVNELIEARQEKDLQRILKRYGRYGLLILDELGYIPFSQEGAELLFQVLAERHERGSVIITSNLGFGDWTQVFGDANLTAALLDRLTHKAHIIECSWQSYRLQEALQGQANN from the coding sequence ATGAACCCCGCGGTCAGCGTCACCCTCAAGGAGAACCTCCAGAGCCTGAACCTCTCCCAGATGGCCAAGGAATTGGAGTCCTTTCTGCGGCAGGCTCGCGAATCGGGCATGGACTATGCCGAGCTGCTTTTGCAGATGACTGACCATGAAATGCGGATTCGGGCTGACAACCGGCTCAAGCGCCGCCTCAAAGAAGCCAAGTTCCCTTTGATCAAGACCATAGAGGGGTTTGACTTTGAGATCACTGCCGACCTGGACAGGCGGCTGATCCGGGAGCTTTGCAGCGGCGAATATGTCAAAGAGCACAAAAACGTAATCTTCCTGGGCAAAAGCGGTACAGGCAAAACCCATCTGGCCACAGCCCTTGGTGTGGAGGCCTGTCGCCAGGGAGTCCGCACTCGATTTGTCACAGCCTGCGGCCTGGTCAACGAACTCATCGAGGCCCGGCAGGAAAAGGATCTGCAGCGCATCCTCAAGCGCTATGGTCGCTATGGGCTGCTCATCCTCGATGAGCTGGGGTACATACCCTTTTCCCAGGAAGGGGCGGAACTGCTGTTTCAGGTGCTTGCTGAGCGCCATGAACGCGGTTCTGTGATCATCACCAGCAATCTCGGCTTTGGGGACTGGACCCAGGTTTTTGGCGACGCCAACCTGACAGCAGCCCTTCTTGACCGGCTCACCCACAAGGCCCACATCATTGAGTGTTCTTGGCAGAGCTACCGGCTACAGGAGGCGCTGCAAGGCCAGGCAAACAACTAA
- a CDS encoding IS110 family transposase, which produces MKCHLANHTIGVDLGDKQNVVCVLDWNGDIATTFKVTNTKTAMRKRFAAYSGAFVAIEAGTHSAWISRLLKELGCAVVVGNPRKLRCIWQEPIKTDFRDAEMLARVAKMDPKLLRPIEHRSADAQARLAILQARDALVKSRTSLINHVRGTVKCAGERLPKCSAASFHKKAPEHIPSELKAALLPLIEQIANFTEGIKKYEHEVMIVITQN; this is translated from the coding sequence ATGAAGTGCCATTTAGCAAATCATACCATCGGTGTCGATCTCGGTGACAAGCAGAACGTCGTATGCGTGTTGGACTGGAACGGGGACATTGCCACCACCTTTAAGGTGACCAATACCAAGACTGCGATGCGTAAACGGTTTGCTGCCTACTCAGGAGCCTTTGTTGCCATTGAGGCGGGGACACACTCTGCCTGGATTAGCCGCCTGCTCAAAGAGCTTGGTTGCGCAGTTGTCGTTGGCAACCCTCGCAAACTCCGCTGCATTTGGCAGGAGCCGATCAAAACAGACTTTCGCGACGCTGAGATGTTGGCCCGGGTGGCCAAGATGGATCCCAAACTCTTGCGCCCCATTGAGCACCGAAGCGCAGATGCACAAGCCAGGCTGGCCATACTGCAAGCCCGCGATGCGCTGGTAAAAAGCAGGACCTCTCTTATCAACCACGTTCGAGGGACCGTAAAATGCGCCGGGGAACGCCTGCCGAAATGCAGCGCCGCCAGCTTCCACAAAAAAGCACCGGAGCATATCCCCAGTGAACTCAAAGCAGCCCTGCTGCCGTTGATAGAACAAATTGCCAATTTCACTGAAGGGATAAAAAAATACGAGCACGAAGTGATGATTGTGATAACCCAAAACTGA
- the istA gene encoding IS21 family transposase, protein MLKVEQFEFIRTSYRVYGLSISEIARKTGHSRNTIRKVLRNEHSGYAARKQQPMPALEGFAGAIDSWLEQDKQRPPKQRHTARRIFRRLVHEHGFQGSEPAVRRYVRQAKTRIGLGAKGAFVPAEPDAGLEAEVDWGDFKAYIAGKLTPLKLFCMRSKYSSTSFVRAYPVERQQALIDAHMQAFAFFGGVFPTLIYDNMTAAVQKILRGKKRIEQDGFAKFRAHYTFDAVFCNPRAAHEKGGVEGLVGYARRNFLTPVPDVDSLQELNESLLSQCLLYKEQHIVSGQEYTVGQRFEHEKHRLLDLPAQPYSNTISQSGKVNHYGTVISDKNHYSVPSRYAGLKVHLSLGAQKVEVFYDGRRIACHDRVYGNNKWVLDPDHYLDLLQTRPSAFSSAKPIKQWRAEWPASFERLLQRLRQAQGIGKGTKDFISVLKLYREHASEDVERAVQRALEAGVSSGEAVRHLLRPQIPEPVSGPVPGWSSFVPADISVYGELGGVS, encoded by the coding sequence ATGCTGAAGGTGGAACAATTTGAATTTATCCGTACCAGCTATCGTGTCTATGGTCTGTCCATATCTGAAATCGCCCGGAAAACCGGGCACTCACGAAACACGATACGCAAGGTCCTACGCAACGAGCACAGCGGCTATGCCGCCAGGAAGCAGCAACCGATGCCGGCATTAGAGGGCTTTGCGGGGGCCATCGATTCTTGGCTTGAGCAGGACAAGCAAAGGCCCCCAAAGCAGCGGCATACCGCGAGGCGGATCTTTCGCCGGCTGGTCCATGAGCACGGTTTCCAAGGCTCAGAGCCGGCAGTACGGCGCTATGTGCGCCAAGCAAAAACTCGAATCGGTCTTGGGGCAAAGGGGGCTTTTGTCCCCGCAGAGCCGGACGCGGGCCTGGAAGCCGAAGTGGACTGGGGCGATTTCAAAGCCTACATCGCCGGAAAACTGACCCCGCTCAAGCTCTTCTGCATGCGCTCCAAGTATTCCAGCACAAGCTTTGTGCGGGCCTATCCAGTCGAGCGGCAGCAGGCCCTTATTGATGCCCACATGCAAGCTTTTGCTTTTTTCGGCGGTGTTTTCCCCACGTTGATCTATGACAACATGACCGCTGCGGTCCAAAAGATTCTCAGAGGCAAAAAGCGCATTGAACAGGACGGCTTTGCCAAATTCAGAGCCCACTATACCTTTGATGCTGTCTTTTGTAATCCTAGGGCAGCGCATGAAAAAGGCGGTGTTGAAGGCCTCGTGGGCTACGCCCGACGTAATTTTCTCACCCCGGTGCCTGATGTTGATTCTCTCCAAGAACTCAATGAGTCACTGTTGAGCCAGTGTCTCCTCTATAAAGAGCAGCATATCGTCTCCGGGCAGGAATATACCGTTGGTCAGCGTTTTGAGCATGAAAAGCACCGGCTCCTGGATCTGCCTGCTCAGCCCTACAGCAACACCATTTCACAGTCGGGCAAAGTAAACCATTATGGCACAGTCATATCGGACAAAAACCACTACTCCGTGCCCTCCCGGTATGCGGGGCTGAAAGTCCACCTGAGCCTCGGCGCGCAAAAGGTCGAGGTATTTTACGATGGACGCCGCATTGCCTGCCATGACCGCGTTTACGGGAACAACAAGTGGGTGCTTGACCCTGATCACTACCTGGATCTGTTGCAAACGCGTCCCAGCGCCTTTAGCTCGGCCAAGCCCATCAAGCAGTGGCGTGCTGAGTGGCCGGCAAGCTTTGAACGGCTCCTCCAGCGCTTACGGCAAGCACAGGGGATAGGCAAAGGCACCAAGGACTTTATCAGTGTGCTCAAGCTCTACCGCGAGCATGCATCCGAGGACGTCGAGCGGGCTGTCCAGCGCGCTCTGGAGGCGGGCGTTAGCAGCGGCGAAGCCGTGAGGCACCTTCTCCGGCCACAAATCCCTGAGCCTGTTAGCGGCCCCGTTCCAGGGTGGAGCAGCTTTGTCCCTGCGGATATCTCAGTGTATGGCGAGCTCGGAGGTGTATCATGA
- a CDS encoding dihydrolipoyl dehydrogenase family protein, with protein MPSFDYDVGIIGGGAAGLTTASGSARLGAKTLLIEKEPALGGDCLHYGCVPSKTLLHTAKLYHQARTMHHFGLPEVELPPVDFAQVAERIQSVIDTIQKHDSVERFCRLGALVEFGSPEFKDEHSIRLEGRTISARTWVVATGSSPAVPPIPGLVESGYLTNKDLFSLPQLPKSLVVLGAGPIAVEMAQAFTRLGTEVHVLQRSGQILSKEDKDMADMALSRLLAEGVRVHLNVAVQQVEKTGDGRVVHFTNYDGEAQRLETENILVALGRRPNVEGLGLDNAGVVTSAKGIEVDDRLRTAQKHIYAAGDVTGRHLFTHAAGYEGGIVVSNAVFHVPRKVDYSLLPWCTYTDPELASIGYNEKRAAADGMEFTVHRQEFAANDRSLAEGEEMGQIKLLVDHKDKPLGVQILGPHAGELVAEWVAALNGGVKTTTLAGAIHPYPTLAEVNKGVVGKLLEPKLFSEKMQKALKFFFHFKGRACGIDGVHD; from the coding sequence ATGCCCAGCTTTGACTATGATGTGGGGATTATTGGCGGCGGCGCGGCCGGTTTGACAACGGCCTCGGGATCAGCCCGTTTGGGGGCCAAGACCTTGTTGATCGAAAAAGAGCCGGCTCTGGGCGGGGACTGCCTGCACTACGGCTGCGTTCCGAGCAAAACCCTTCTGCATACCGCCAAACTCTACCACCAAGCCCGGACCATGCACCATTTCGGGCTCCCGGAAGTGGAATTGCCGCCGGTGGATTTTGCCCAAGTCGCCGAACGGATCCAGAGTGTTATCGACACGATCCAGAAACACGATTCCGTGGAGCGCTTCTGCCGTCTAGGGGCTTTGGTCGAATTCGGCAGCCCGGAATTCAAGGACGAGCACAGTATCCGCCTTGAGGGACGGACCATCAGCGCCAGAACCTGGGTTGTCGCGACCGGTTCTTCGCCCGCGGTGCCTCCTATCCCCGGTTTGGTGGAAAGCGGGTATCTGACCAACAAGGATCTGTTTTCCCTGCCGCAGTTGCCGAAATCGCTGGTCGTGCTCGGCGCCGGTCCAATCGCCGTGGAGATGGCCCAGGCCTTCACCCGGCTCGGTACTGAGGTCCATGTCCTGCAACGCAGCGGGCAGATTTTGTCCAAAGAGGACAAGGATATGGCGGATATGGCCCTGTCGCGGCTTTTGGCCGAGGGCGTGCGGGTGCATCTCAATGTCGCTGTGCAGCAAGTGGAAAAGACGGGTGACGGTCGGGTTGTGCACTTCACCAATTACGACGGTGAAGCGCAACGCCTCGAGACCGAGAATATCCTGGTCGCCCTCGGCCGGCGTCCCAATGTGGAAGGCCTCGGACTGGACAATGCCGGAGTCGTCACTTCAGCCAAAGGAATCGAGGTCGACGATCGGTTGCGCACCGCCCAGAAACATATCTATGCGGCCGGGGATGTCACCGGCCGGCATCTTTTCACCCACGCCGCCGGTTATGAGGGCGGCATCGTTGTCTCCAATGCGGTTTTCCATGTGCCGCGTAAGGTCGATTATTCTTTGCTCCCCTGGTGTACCTACACCGACCCCGAACTGGCCAGTATCGGCTACAATGAAAAGCGGGCTGCGGCGGACGGGATGGAATTTACAGTCCACCGTCAGGAATTCGCGGCCAACGACCGCAGCTTGGCCGAGGGCGAAGAAATGGGACAGATCAAACTCCTGGTGGACCACAAGGACAAACCGCTCGGAGTGCAGATTCTCGGGCCGCACGCCGGGGAATTGGTCGCGGAGTGGGTTGCAGCGCTCAACGGCGGGGTCAAGACAACGACTCTGGCTGGCGCGATCCATCCCTATCCGACTTTGGCCGAAGTGAACAAAGGTGTCGTCGGCAAGCTCCTGGAACCGAAACTCTTTTCCGAAAAGATGCAGAAAGCGTTGAAGTTCTTTTTCCACTTCAAAGGCCGGGCGTGTGGAATTGATGGGGTACATGATTGA
- a CDS encoding GxxExxY protein translates to MTENEIGTRVIEAAIAVDRELGPGLLETVYEVILTRELGDRGLQVERQVPVPIQYKGIRFDEGFRADLIVEAKVIVELKSVEHVSPAHKKQVQTYLRLTGYQSIHPTSDLGG, encoded by the coding sequence ATGACGGAAAACGAGATCGGAACGCGGGTGATTGAGGCGGCGATAGCCGTAGACCGCGAACTGGGGCCAGGACTTCTGGAAACGGTCTACGAAGTCATCCTGACTCGCGAACTCGGCGACCGGGGGCTCCAGGTAGAACGCCAAGTTCCTGTGCCGATCCAGTACAAAGGCATCCGGTTCGACGAGGGTTTCCGGGCAGACTTGATTGTCGAGGCCAAGGTAATCGTGGAACTCAAGTCCGTGGAACACGTCAGCCCCGCCCACAAGAAGCAGGTGCAGACCTACCTGCGACTAACGGGCTACCAATCCATTCACCCGACCTCGGACCTCGGCGGGTGA